A part of Rattus rattus isolate New Zealand chromosome 6, Rrattus_CSIRO_v1, whole genome shotgun sequence genomic DNA contains:
- the LOC116903015 gene encoding COMM domain-containing protein 1-like → MRGILKSIASADMDFNQLEAFLTAQTKKQGGITSEQAAVISKFWKSHKTKIRESLVSQSRWDNGLRGLRWRVDGKSQSRHSTQIHSPVAIIELEFGRSGRESEFLCLEFDEAKVKQILKKLSEVEESISGLMQAA, encoded by the coding sequence ATGAGGGGCATTCTCAAGTCTATTGCATCTGCAGACATGGATTTCAACCAGTTAGAGGCATTCCTGACCGCTCAAACCAAGAAGCAAGGCGGCATCACCAGTGAACAAGCTGCAGTCATCTCCAAGTTTTGGAAGAGCCATAAGACAAAAATCCGAGAGAGCCTCGTGAGCCAGAGCCGCTGGGACAACGGGCTTCGGGGCCTGCGCTGGAGAGTGGACGGCAAGTCCCAGTCACGGCACTCAACTCAAATACACAGCCCTGTCGCCATAATAGAGCTGGAATTTGGGAGAAGTGGACGGGAATCTGAGTTTCTGTGTCTGGAGTTTGATGAAGCTAAGGTCAAGCAGATCTTGAAGAAGCTGTCAGAGGTGGAAGAGAGTATCAGCGGGCTGATGCAGGCAGCCtaa
- the Smarcd3 gene encoding SWI/SNF-related matrix-associated actin-dependent regulator of chromatin subfamily D member 3: MAADEVAGGARKATKSKLFEFLVHGVRPGMPSGARMPHQGAPMGPPGSPYMGSPAVRPGLAPAGMEPARKRAAPPPGQSQAQGQGQPVPTAPARSRSAKRRKMADKILPQRIRELVPESQAYMDLLAFERKLDQTIMRKRVDIQEALKRPMKQKRKLRLYISNTFNPAKPDAEDSDGSIASWELRVEGKLLDDPSKQKRKFSSFFKSLVIELDKDLYGPDNHLVEWHRTPTTQETDGFQVKRPGDLSVRCTLLLMLDYQPPQFKLDPRLARLLGLHTQSRSAIVQALWQYVKTNRLQDSHDKEYINGDKYFQQVPYFDCPRLKFSEIPQRLTGLLLPPDPIVINHVISVDPSDQKKTACYDIDVEVEEPLKGQMSSFLLSTANQQEISALDSKIHETIESINQLKIQRDFMLSFSRDPKGYVQDLLRSQSRDLKVMTDVAGNPEEERRAEFYHQPWSQEAVSRYFYCKIQQRRQELEQSLVVRNT; the protein is encoded by the exons ATGGCCGCGGACGAAGTTGCCGGAGGGGCGCGCAAAGCCACGAAAAGCAAACTTTTTGAGTTTCTGGTCCATGGGGTG CGCCCCGGGATGCCGTCTGGAGCCCGAATGCCCCACCAGGGGGCGCCCATGGGCCCCCCGGGCTCCCCGTACATGGGCAGCCCCGCGGTACGACCCGGCCTGGCCCCCGCGGGCATGGAGCCCGCCCGCAAGCGAGCAGCGCCCCCGCCCGGGCAGAGCCAGGCACAAGGCCAGGGCCAGCCGGTGCCCACCGCCCCAGCGCGGAGCCGCAG tgccaagaggaggaagatggctgACAAAATCCTCCCTCAAAGG ATTCGGGAGCTGGTCCCTGAGTCCCAGGCTTACATGGACCtcctagcatttgagaggaaACTGGATCAAACCATCATGCGGAAGCGGGTGGACATCCAGGAGGCCCTGAAGAGGCCCATGAAG CAAAAGCGAAAGCTGCGCCTTTatatctccaatacttttaacccCGCGAAGCCCGATGCCGAAGATTCCGATGGCAGCATTGCCTCCTGGGAGCTGCGGGTGGAGGGGAAGCTCTTGGATGAT CCCAGTAAGCAGAAgaggaagttttcttccttcttcaagaGTTTGGTCATTGAGTTGGACAAAGACCTTTATGGCCCAGACAACCACCTTGTTGAG TGGCACCGGACACCCACAACCCAGGAGACAGATGGGTTCCAAGTGAAGAGACCAGGGGACTTGAGTGTGCGCTGTACCCTGCTCCTGATGCTGGACTATCAG CCTCCCCAGTTCAAACTGGACCCCCGCTTGGCCCGGCTGCTGGGGTTGCATACGCAGAGCCGCTCAGCCATTGTCCAGGCACTGTGGCAGTACGTGAAGACCAACAGGCTACAGGACTCCCATGACAAGGAATACATCAATGGAGACAAGTATTTCCAGCAGGTACCAT ATTTTGACTGTCCCCGCCTGAAGTTTTCTGAGATTCCCCAGCGCCTCACAGGCCTGCTGCTTCCCCCTGACCCCATTGTGATCAACCATGTCATCAG CGTGGACCCATCAGACCAGAAGAAGACTGCGTGCTATGACATTGATGTGGAGGTGGAGGAGCCACTGAAGGGGCAGATGAGCAGCTTTCTCCTGTCCACGGCCAACCAGCAGGAGATCAGTGCTCTGGACAGTAAG ATCCATGAGACCATTGAGTCCATAAACCAGCTCAAGATCCAGAGGGACTTCATGCTAAGTTTCTCCAGAGACCCCAAAGGCTACGTCCAAGACCTGCTCCGCTCCCAGAGCCGCGATCTCAAG GTGATGACAGATGTGGCCGGTAACCCTGAGGAAGAACGCCGGGCTGAGTTCTACCACCAGCCCTGGTCCCAGGAAGCTGTCAGCCGCTACTTCTACTGTAAG ATCCAGCAGCgcaggcaggagctggagcagtCACTGGTCGTGCGCAACACCTAG